In the Brettanomyces nanus chromosome 1, complete sequence genome, tcacatatatatatgctAGTATTTTGCTGCAAGCTAAACGAACATTGTAGAATATTATAAACCAATAAACATATTAAACTATGAGTGTGAATAATAGTCAAAGTAGTGTTGATGAGAAGCCTAACGACGCCTTCGCTGAATTAGGAGATGCCGCTCCAGTTGACGTCGAAGACGAGATTGTTGCAAAATTTTTGGGTGTCTCTGAAGATGCTAGGGAATCAGAGAAGtcagaaaaggaaatgaGTTTCATGGAAGCCGTGAGGACATATCCAAAGTGTGCTGGATGGTCCTTTATTTTTTCAAGTGGTCTTATTATGGAGGGATATGATACATTGCTTTTAAGTTCTATGTATGCCTTACCCGCTTTTTGTAGGAGATTTGGTACCTGGGATGAGAGCAGCAACAGCTATCAGGTGTCATCAGGCAAGCAGACTGGTTTGAATGTGTGTGTGTCTATTGGTGAAATTATAGGTTTACAATTTGCCGGTACTATTGCTGACCGTATTGGAACTCGAATGACATTGGTTGGCTCTCTTGTTCTTATTACGTGCTATattttcttattcttttttgcaAGAAATTATGCTATGCTTGTGGTTGGTCAGCTTCTCTGTGGAATGCCATGGGGTTGCTTCCAGACATTGGCCACCACCTATGCTTCTGAGGTTTGTCCCATGGTGTTGAGATACTATCTCACATCTTATGTCAATGTTGCTTGGGTTCTTGGACAGCTTGTTGGAGCAGGAGTAATGAAAAACTCTGATTCGCGTCTTTCCACTAAAGAGTCGGGATGGAAATTACCTTTTGGACTTATGTGGATATGGCCAGTTCCTTTGGCAATTGGAATTTACCTTGCACCTGAGTCTCCATGGTGGTTAGTCAAAAGGGGTAGACTTGCTGATGCAGGTAAAAGTGTGAAACGTTTGCTTTCAGGAATGACCGAAGAGAGGAAGGATATCGTGGCAGATTTAATGgtcaaaaagatgaaaatgacaagcgaaaaggaaaaggaaattgaaaagacgGCTACGTACTTGGAATGCTttaaaaagagaaactGGAGGAGAACTCGTATTGCATGTATCACTTTCATCATTCAAAACGAGGGAGGTAGTGCACTAGTGGGATACTCAACATACTTCTACGAAAAAGCTGGTGTTTCTGATTCTTGGTCCTTTAATTTCACGATCATTCAAGACTGCTTAGGACTTATTGGAAACATCATTTCTTGGTTTTTGTCTCCCCATATTGGACGTGCTACCATGTTCATAAGTGGTGTTGGCATCCATATTGTTTTGATGCTAGTAATTGGTATCATTGGATTTGTGGGTCATGGAAGTACTAGCGGATACGCAGTTGGTGtattattgatgatctttgATTTTGTGTACTACGTCACTGTTGGTCCCGTTACATATTGTATTGTTCCAGAGATTCCTTCTGTTAAGTTGAGAAACAAGACAGTGGTTCTTGCAAGAAATTGCTACAATCTCGTTGGAATTGTTTTTAATTGTGTGATGACCCCATACATGTTGAATCAATGGAATTGGGGTGCAAAGACTGGTATTTTCTGGGCTTGCTTTGATGTTGTCTGGTTTATTTGGTGCATCTTTGAGCTTCCAGAAACAAAGGACAGGACATTTGCGGAGATTGATGAGCTTTTCGAAGAAGGTGTGCCATCAAGGAAATTCAAGTACACTGTTGTCGATCCATTTGAAAACAAGAAGTTATTGGAACACTTTGACAGTGAACATGTCAACCGGTTGGCTAACATTGACATTGCCGAAAAGTCTAATAGCGTCGATGCTTGAACAATTTTAATATTTTAGGGTTTAGGCCTAGGGTGGATTATTCAAAACATTCAGCCAATTCGCCTAGTGCTTTCTGCTTATGAACTTTTTGTTACATGTTATTTTTCAACATTTTTATACTTTAGATATGATAGTTTATTATGGTtatttgatgatattgCTCAGATTATGAACTGAAGGTGAGTAAGGGTTTTCAATTTTGTAATCATATGGAAAGTCAACGGGCAATATATATTTTACACTATTGCTGATATCCTTGAGGGAACACAAGATCAAAAGAGTAACTGTTTTGTtttctgttgttgaatATTCTTAACACCAAATATTTTGGGCTTGCCAACCCTGAAAAATGTGGTAGATAACTGAGAAATACTACTCATAGTAAATCGAATATATAACAGTATGATCTGAATAGTAAAGTTGTTCTGCTGTTTTAGTATGACGCCGCTGCTTAGAATTCATTTATGATTACACATTTTGCAAAATTGAACGTTGGAAAGCAAAATGTTACCCATTACAAAAAGGCAtatttccaaaagaagatattaaTCAATGTCTCAGTATGATGAACCAACTAGAAGCAAACTAGAAACAAAAATATTAATCAACTACTAGTTATCAGTCCCTTTGAATTCTGTTATACCATAGCATGATTAGGTTTACTTCTTGTAGGTGATATCCCAGTCTACTGTGAATCATGTTAGATTCAAAATATTATCTGAATCTAACTTGAGGCTGCCTGATTCATATGTCCACAATGTTTGTAAGAGTTCCATCCAGAATACAGTAGTAGTTGTCGTTGTCGAATTCATTCGGTGTGCTCACTTCTAAAGTTAACGCACTCAAGGATAAACACTTGCCTACCTAAACATCCAAAGTTGTGATTTGGAAGCTCAAGCTTTATGCAAAATGAATTCAGAAGCATCCTTATGAAGTAAGACAAAACTTACGAATGACATGAGATTGTCTGACATGCTATGTTCTTTGGTTGTGCTATGCTCAAGCATAATGATCCTTGTTAACGAACGTATGTACAAATGTTCTTAAGGCAAAAACTATTGAATGCAGGTTTAGACTCTAAAAAGACTCAAATCATTCCCAGGACATGATCTAACTAGTCTGTTCGATACCTCATTGATTCCTTCCGTTTGATAATTAGTCTGCGAGTGGCTGATgatataaaaaaaataaagataaCATATCAAGGGTATAATGGTAATAAAAGAAAGCGAAGGTCTTCATTCTCTCCTCCTTAGCATTTTTGTTGATCAGTTCTAGACTCACTGTGCTACTCAGTTTGTTTTCCAGTACGAGGCTTTCTTATTCGGTGAATTGAAGGTCACTTTGATGAATGATAAATTTGCAACACGGATCAAAAGGTGTAAAGAAAGCTGGCTCATCTCtacaagagaaaattgtAATTTCATTTTATAAAACCATCCCTAACCACAAATTACTCTTCTAGACTTTGATAGGTAACAAATCCTCTCTCGTTGAGAACAATATGCGTATTTCAAGATGACCGGTGAAGAAATTCGAAATTACGAAATTCTCTCTTAAACATGATATCAATGTTTACTTATGTCTATTTTGGATTCAGCTATAACAATAGTATAATAAAAGAGAACGGCTCAAGCGGTCACAGGCTGTCTTATTTTAATTAAGGTATTGGCTATTTTTAAGAGAAATACAATATCAAAGGATATACCACTCTTCAGTGTCCTCAAATCACATGCAGTATAGTGCCATATATTTGGtaattcttcttgaaccagaaaaatcttgaaattcAATGTATAAGTGGAAGTTATCCAGAGTAATTTACCTTCAAAAACTGCGTTTGCGTTCTCTTTTGGGACTCCCAAGATCATGTGACGTCGGATCTACATATAAAATACAAGAACTCATTAGTAATTACGCAGAACAAACTGACGTTTTCAGATGTATTGAAACCTGAATGCTTGGTGGTGGAACCAAATAAACAGCAGATATAGGTTTATACCTTTCGGGAAAAGGCGGATGAAAAATGGCTGGCTAATTAGTATCATGCAAAAGCCCTTTGATGCGGGAACGTGAAGCTAATTCTCAAAGAGGCAATTAATCCGTTTTAACggaaaaataaaagaaaagtcaTTTTGCCACCAGTTTGGCTAAAATTAGCGAATATTATATACTATATCAACTTTTATTATATTACATCCGTACATCAATAATTATTGCTTtttagaaaaagaaacaaaatGATTTTTATTTCCGCTTTATTAGTACAATTCTCTTATTACTATCAATTATTCATTAAAGCTTCATTTACATATATAAACATGATACTTGTTGTTATTAATTTGTGAAGTTCATTTGAGTAACCCATACACTGGTTGCAGACTATCTCACAGTGAGAAACCAATGCACAATCTGCTCTTTTTGAAATTATACAGGAAAACTAAAAATAGCAGACAAGGTAAAATGTTTGTACTTTTCATGAGAAGAGAGTTCTAGCCAAACTGCTGTCAGAACAGAGCGGTTAAAACAGAAGTCTGCAGCATTATGGATGAAAGTCACAGCCTTATGCCTTGACCTACTCTAAAGCAGGCTCGATCGGTTAGTAGCACTGCTAACTTACATGTGAAAACAAAACAGTGAAACCTCGGTGGATTTTTTAACCCTCACCAAAGAAATCGTAAGAGATATCGGATAATAGCAGATCTCCAGTCTTTCCATCCAATCTAAACAGAAAAGGTAACTTACAACAGCCTTTTGACTCTCGCGAGTATGTCAACATCAAATGAAATCGAAAGCACAAGAAATACATGTGTAAAAACTGAGCATGATGACTATGTTGACAGCCTAATCTTTAAATACAATATCTGGCAAATGAGTTCAATGAAAAACTATGGTTAATTCATAAGAAATTTTGGGTACTACTCATAAGAACGAATCAGAGTCTATTTAAATTCAACCCCTAAAGATTGAACACATCACAAGTTTGAAAATGTTGTTTGGTATTTGAATGGCCAGGATATAAACAAGATAATATTACAGAAGGCACATTGAAGAATGCTATTTTGATGGAAATCCAAGGCATAGATTAAACTGACTTGTCCAGATTATAAGACGTACATATTCTAAACTATAGAGCGCACTGGAGAAACAGAGTTTTTACAATACAATATTAAAAGCTTTGACATTGATAAAATGCTTCATCTAACACTTTAAGTAGTTTTCAATTCTTGAAAATGTCAGAGTACGGGATAAAATTCTGATTACAGTTCAGCTTTTGGACTCAAAGCTACTTTCATTTTACTGAATTGCAACAGAAGACATCGATTCCTCTTGATTGACCCTTATGATATGGTGTTTTTGCATCTCTTACTGTGCTTCATGACATCATGAATGTAATACATGTATGctacatccgtacaccaaaaagtttttttttcgtaTGTTGTGAATTGTAAACACTGATGGATTCGATGAACAAAACAAACAATTATTCGGTCCTTTGTGACGAAGGAAAGGTATTTATTCTCCGAAGATCCAATCAAATAGAACAAAATGGTAAGTATATGAGGTTACGTCAAGATTCTGAAAGCTCTCGTACTAACGAAATTTCAGTCGGATAAGAAATACAAGGACGCATTTGCCCTATTCGATAAAAAGGGAACGGGAAAGGTGTCAGCATCTCAATTAGGAGACCTACTCAGAGCTATTGGACAAAACCcatctcttcaagagatCAGTGAACTTCAAACCAGTGTTGGGGGCGAAGATGCTGCACTCGACTATGGCAAATATATCGAGTTGATAAATAGGGAAGGTGGCTTCAAGAAGGTCGGCCAACCTGAAGATTACATCAAAGCCTTTCAAATATTCGATAAGAATTTGACTGGTTTCATCGGTGTTGGTGAATTGAAATACATTTTGACGTCTATTGGAGAAAAGttgactgaagatgaagtcGATGAGTTGTTAAAGGGAATCAACATTTCTGACGATAACACCATTGATTACGTCGAGTTCGTTAAGAGTATTCTTGCGCAGTAAGATATATGCAACTCTTCTATCCAGCTTTCATTCCTTTAATTATATCCTCTTATCTAGTgaatccttttttttattattagCAAAATTAAGTAAGAATCGGAAGGAAATTGGCAATGATCATCATCGGAATGCCAAACACGTCCCTTTTTAAAGTCCAAATGCAAGACGTCCTTATACTTTCACCTTTCGGTGTAAGGAGGGTGCACTCTGTCATGGTTGCTCCTCTGAAATCCCCAAATGCTATTTTGGAGAATAGCCTGAAATACTCAACGCATGACTTATCATCCATAATTTCCACTGCAAAGGTTGATCTGTCCAGTAATTGCTTTCTGGTCCATCCTGTAAGAACACAAAACTCGTCTCCCACATAGGCAATCTGCGAGGTTCTTCGCCACACTAATGTAGGTGTTCCAGATATCGATATATAGTCGTTGTACTCCAAAAGAGTTCTCTGAAAGCATTGCTCGGCAAATATAAGATCATCCTCTTTCAAATGAATCATTCCTGCAATGAAAGATGGTCTGTATTCAGCAATTGACTTTGACATCGACATGAGGTGCTGCTTGTCAAATCTACGTCTTAAATAGAGGTTCAAATCGTGATAAGGTCTAACATAGGGAAACGGTGCCTTTATCTTCGAGTAAATTTCAGACGGTTCATGGTACAGCAAGCCACAGCTGCCCGAAGTAGAACTGGATACACCCGTGGTGACCGTTTGTACTTGTCCAGTTTCCGAGTCTACCGCAATATCGATACCATCGGCTTTCTTGTCATTTGCTGTGGCATCTTTTGGTGTATCGACAGTACCGTTTATGTTAGAATTCTGAGCAGAAGAGTCTGTTTTGCTGGAACTATGATCAGTATAATTATGTCTGTTCGAAGTGGAATTGGTTACAGACAGCGATGAGCTGAACACATCACTGGGTAACTCGTCAAGTATTCCAAGCGAAAACGAGATTGCCGATAGTCTATTTCTGTCTCGAAACTCCCCTGGATTATGGGTCCGAAATATAGATATCCTCTTCACGACTTCCGGAAAAGTATAAGTCTTGATGCCATCGATGGTCGCCATAGAACCAATGAAATATTGATTTGTGGAAGCATCGCATTTGGGTTCATCGGAATGCAAGTCATTGTAAGAGATGACAGAATGATGCTTGTTAGAATTAGGCTGCGGGTAGGTAGTTCCGTAAGTTCCATCGTAGTAAGAAAGCGCATACGGTTGTTGTGGCTGCTGCGACTGTTGCTGTTGGTGATAATGGCGGGGTTCCCGATGGTGGTACTGTTGATTCATTAATGGCTGATAGCTCAAGTAACCCATGTCATCAGAGCTATTGCTCATTGTCGGACTGCGGAACCGATGTTTACTATTAGCGGAGCCATTAGATCCTTTATTGATATCAGTAACATCATTGTGAATGATATTCCCCAACACAACATACTCCAAATCGGCAGTACTTGACAAAAACTTACCGTTGGTACTCCCACTTCTCTCattgctgctgctggtgACATTATCAGGATGTTCCTCAGCAGAATTTGTAGGATCTGTGGGACTCACCTGCCTataatcttcaagaagatattttttggtctttctTGGAGCATCATGACATGAGTCACCTAAATTCCGAGTAATACATTTTTTGCAAGGTCTGGAATTATCGCAAGTGATATGTGCCTTTCGACAATGATTGCAAGCTCTtgaaaccttcttcttcgcaactcttctccttttgcGTCGCCCAGATGTGTGCTGTGGTCGTGGTTTGGATGCATGATTCAGATTGGCTGCCACCAGAGTGCCACTAAAACCTCTGGAAGTTGTAGAAATAGATTGAGTGGCCAACTGATTACTCCTACTGACATCAGATGGAGCCTTGGAGCTCATAATTGATCATATAGACGTGaacagagaaaaaaatggcttactagaaaaagaaacttgtACCTATAACAGATTGCTATATTAGCAAAGAGGAGAAATGAAGCGAGAGATTTCCTTTAACCATTTAATGGTATCAAATATGACTTGCACGAATGAACTGCTCATCGTTAGATAGTCCCCCGATAATATTCGTGAAAGTATCTTTGTCATCTTGGCTGTCTGAGCGCGAATCCACGAGACTCGCCGTTTCGGGTAAGGACAAAGGACTtgccagaagaagaaaaatagaatACCTTGGGAAGTAGATACTAAGTTACGCTGATCACATATTCAATGTTACTTATAGAGAAGATGCATATAATCAGGCATGCTCTCGCTAATCCGCTTttacttctttcctcttaCTTTTTTCCCTAGTTGAGATAATACTGTTTTAAATACACCCCAGAGTCTCGCAAGTTTTTTAATTAGTCAAGTTATCCATCAGTATCAGTATGATGTACCAATATACTCCCTTTCTAAAACCATACTGGCTTCTTTtagttctttctctttggcTCAACAGCCTCTCCCTCGAACAAAGTCTTAGCCGCCAGCGGATATGAAAAAGTTCACATAcccaaaaaaattttcagtctACTAGTCGTTGGTATCTTCTCATCTCACTGAAAGAGTTAAGTGTTGAGTTAAACTGCTTGATACGTGATCGTTTTTTCGCCATTTACCATTATGTCTGGTTTCGATTTATCTAAACTTAAATCTACatctgttgttgatgatgctCAACTTTCTAACGAAGAGTTGGCTTTAAAGTGTCAGTGGGAGACTTTATCGGCAAGTGGTGCACCTGACGAATTTGCTACCCAATTGAATAACTACCTCAGAAATAACACCTACATCGTCGGAACCAAGCctactgctgctgatttttctattttcaaAGCTATTTATGCTGCTGCCTCGAGCTGGGTTAAAACTCAAGATGCTTCTATCTTGGCACAGCATAGACATATCTTGAGATGGATTGATCTTATTGAAAATACCATATtagatcttcaaataccGGCTGATCAGAAATTTAAACTAAACTTTGATGCCGAACTTCCAAGAGAAATtgtagagaagaagaagaaggttaagaaggaagagtctgagtctgagtctAAGTCTAATAAGGAACAACCCAAGAAGGCTGAAAAGAGTGGTGATAATAAACATAAGGAAGGTAAGAAAGGTGGAAAACCTGATGCTGCTACCATTGCAAAGCAGAGAGCTGCTAAAGCTGCCAAAAAGGCAAAGAAGGCTGATGCCCAGCAGCAAGCTGAACAGCATAGAGCTCCGGCTGTTCCTTCTATGATTGATTTCCGAGTTGGATTTATTGAAAAGGCAGTTAAACACCCCGATGCCGATTCCTTATATGTGTCCACGATTCACATgggtgatgaagatggtcAGCCAAGAACTGTTTGTTCTGGATTGGTCAAGTTCATTCCTCTGGAAGAACTACAACAGAGATTGGTTATCGTTGTTGCCAACTTAAAGCCCGTTAAAATGAGAGGTATCAAGTCATCTGCCATGGTGTTATGTGCGTCATCTCCAGACGATAACAAGGTTGAGTTTGTAAACCCACCAGAAGGCTCCAAGGCTGGTGACAagattttctttgaaggttATGAGGGAACTCCAGAGCATGTTTTaactccaaagaagaagatatgggAGACTTGCCAACCTAAATTCTCGACAAATGATAAATTTGAGGTGATctatagagaagaaggtaaGCCTGATGCTAGATTAGTCAACGGGAACGGCGAATTGTGCAAGAATCTCACCATTGCAAATGCTGTTGTCCGTTAAGCAGTCGCCTGTCTCTTTTATATAATGTTTTCAGCATTTAATATGATGATAGCAGACTAAGTCCATAAAAAGTTAATGAAAAGATTtaaaatgaaaaaaaagaaacgtcAGAGAATTTGGACTCCAAGCTAAACCATTGACTGTTACGGAGGAGACTAATCTTTCATTCTATTTTAGTTATGAAACTACTTCACCAAAAGCTAGAACGAGATCAAAGTGGTCGAGTCAGTGTTATTGCCGAAGACAAAGATGATCTTTGGACTTTATATAACCTTATAGCCAAGGGAGATGACATAACTATGAAAACTTACAGAAATGTGAAGAGAGGTAGCGGAGCCAATGAGAGTAACAGTACGAGAAAGCTTCTTACACTTACATTACGAATTGAAGCTGTTGACTTTACACCTTCAGAGGAAGTTATGCGAGTTAAAGGTCGAAGCATCGAACAGAATGAAGATGTTCCTCAGGGTTCTTATCACACAGACGAACTAGGACTTGGCAAAAAGATCATTCTATATAAGGATGAATGGGATGAGGTTGCTTTAGATACGATTTCAAAAGCTTGCTCAATCGAATCCAAAGCAGAAGTAGGTGCTGTTGTCTTAGAGGAAGGCGTGGCTCACATATGTCTGTTGACTGATAGTATGACAGTCATAAGATCCAAGATTCAAAAATcgattccaaagaagagacgAGGTGATTCTTCTCAGCATGATAAAGCTATTGACAAATTTTTACAGTCGACTGCAGAATCGACCATACGAAACTTGAACattga is a window encoding:
- a CDS encoding uncharacterized protein (EggNog:ENOG41), yielding MSDKKYKDAFALFDKKGTGKVSASQLGDLLRAIGQNPSLQEISELQTSVGGEDAALDYGKYIELINREGGFKKVGQPEDYIKAFQIFDKNLTGFIGVGELKYILTSIGEKLTEDEVDELLKGINISDDNTIDYVEFVKSILAQ
- a CDS encoding uncharacterized protein (BUSCO:EOG09342TUQ) — its product is MSGFDLSKLKSTSVVDDAQLSNEELALKCQWETLSASGAPDEFATQLNNYLRNNTYIVGTKPTAADFSIFKAIYAAASSWVKTQDASILAQHRHILRWIDLIENTILDLQIPADQKFKLNFDAELPREIVEKKKKVKKEESESESKSNKEQPKKAEKSGDNKHKEGKKGGKPDAATIAKQRAAKAAKKAKKADAQQQAEQHRAPAVPSMIDFRVGFIEKAVKHPDADSLYVSTIHMGDEDGQPRTVCSGLVKFIPLEELQQRLVIVVANLKPVKMRGIKSSAMVLCASSPDDNKVEFVNPPEGSKAGDKIFFEGYEGTPEHVLTPKKKIWETCQPKFSTNDKFEVIYREEGKPDARLVNGNGELCKNLTIANAVVR
- a CDS encoding uncharacterized protein (BUSCO:EOG0934296V); the encoded protein is MKLLHQKLERDQSGRVSVIAEDKDDLWTLYNLIAKGDDITMKTYRNVKRGSGANESNSTRKLLTLTLRIEAVDFTPSEEVMRVKGRSIEQNEDVPQGSYHTDELGLGKKIILYKDEWDEVALDTISKACSIESKAEVGAVVLEEGVAHICLLTDSMTVIRSKIQKSIPKKRRGDSSQHDKAIDKFLQSTAESTIRNLNIEKFKAIVLVSPGTVARQLYDRIFEIATKEHNKSLIKCKNKFVVSHSSTGYLQGLEEALKSPELVKRLSDTKFQRNVLIFDEFTKYLNEDMGRAWYGEQEVVKASNIPGAIKVLLITDSLFKNDDIGRRKYFIQLTDKVKDGGAEVSVFSCLHDTGEQLNQLTGIAVILNYPIPNLDEDDE